One stretch of Enoplosus armatus isolate fEnoArm2 chromosome 1, fEnoArm2.hap1, whole genome shotgun sequence DNA includes these proteins:
- the LOC139287059 gene encoding DNA-binding protein RFX7-like produces MAEEDPQQQPDRGARSLPGLLSGLQGAEASALQLRIKNSICKSVQSKVENILLDVEKFSDIEKLYLYLKLPSGPSSSTDKSDQSALSSSRTQQMHAFSWIRNYLEEYPETSLPKQEVYDEYKSFCDNLNYHPLSAADFGKMMKNVFPNMKARRLGMRGKSKYCYSGLRKRPFVHMPSLPTLDLHKTGDGLQCDVLESPGQLSSIKEDVRFAACDLVCEWAQKVLKRQFDAVEDLARFLIDSHYISNKSLAALTITTGTATEVNTPQMLSAFVPTAEAHSFQPHATTLSSPSADAKQQLQRKIQRKQQEQKLHSPLPGEGQTKRADDGVPCASPTPPSPQPTIGIVVAAVPSPITVQRSRQLMSPSPMGTVDSKVLPINFQMVTQPVQAMKQSPKTPQNILASPVGERSARQRYAQILPKPSAPTAITLRSPSTMIIGNSPIKTMMTTCHVSPVGLVKMTAISLAPSSNTTTSLTNATLRPASAGISSSAVAEDVSYNQSTRSNSAVPILAPVARPGQAVNTHTIDVEMEVEAIHKNSQMQNPSSLILTPGAMANRAGRAASVPIPQTRGFLGLEETSGTNCNGQSSSITNTVSLTLCNTAESSNNSADNTGTLHLTPSTQNTSAVSLLNTSRAPSSGEGSSVTPAKEGFLSTKSLRKRSGLSPDLSPVKRAFMPQQPIEGTAGLGHGTRNVVGNVPRPGAPARPESAPATREVETKMNSSTQVHALCTPSFRASGFYSVAKTQSSMQRKNTSTVMETSTSVSHALIQQQQRHTMANVHAIPNNTGLHTSVSDVRSSNSTTGSLEGAQQQTYTQSNPATEPVDFFNQASSSSQLPMQTDMDYFPFDDDVTQDSIVEELVQMEEQMKLNNLQEFGDCITLQGQQAVMPDSIMSTNQTTTAFYHAANSRSNPIQTPTPTPTPTPTSDMMGGVQGLTGESPCSRMASTTPVDSALGSSRHTPVGTPHSNCSSTVPPSPVECRNPFAFTPINSSITGFHDGSNVSSSPVKPMQRPMATHPDKTRLEWMNNSYNSSSGSLNKSNSGMGILPSYQGLIGDQFQKPHAFAVPHARHYDSHFGRLTPISPVQQQVASMAKQEGFAVPAPLDNKVTNTPATTFRCRSVSPAVHQRNLSGNTGNLPHIPRSVVSPFNSPVTPEVLNIFANSQSNLGVSSMAQRSHSVPLNVMMQTEFPPMPGQQRNSKNITNVLLNKLDGDHNDTVRGLGINNFPSSYTARMNLTQILESDPNLSCSDNHLSLMTSDPTSTCKLQRPNYLIENAINEQIILSAGDSRAQSASGEQHGQQAQSMLLTLSSQQHQEELQQLDFSSAVKDLLTDNSLTAGNQLMEQLTTGSGADFPCEIRMTSELSSSINDLNALDTNLLFDPNQQQGHYHSAAAEELVNDPLFQQITSEATHSSGLDWLESKDHPTVGLMG; encoded by the exons ATGGCCGAGGAGGACCCCCAGCAGCAGCCGGACCGCGGGGCGAGGAGCCTGCCCGGCCTGCTCTCCGGGCTGCAGGGCGCTGAGGCCAGTGCTCTGCAGCTCAGGATCAAGAACTCCATCTG CAAATCTGTTCAATCAAAAGTGGAAAACATTCTG ttaGATGTCGAGAAGTTCTCAGACATTGAAAAACTCTACCTCTACCTGAAGTTGCCTTCTggtcccagcagcagcactgataAAAG TGACCAGAGCGCCCTGTCATCAAGCCGCACGCAGCAGATGCATGCGTTCAGCTGGATCCGCAATTATTTAGAGGAATACCCAGAGACCTCTCTTCCCAAACAGGAGGTCTATGACGAATACAA GAGCTTCTGTGACAATCTTAACTATCACCCACTGAGTGCTGCGGACTTTggaaaaatgatgaaaaatgtcttcCCGAACATGAAGGCGCGTCGACTTGGCATGAGAGGAAAATCAAA ATATTGCTACAGTGGACTAAGGAAGAGGCCCTTTGTTCACATGCCATCTTTACCCACTCTGGATCTCCATAAAACAGGGGACGGA CTGCAGTGTGATGTCCTGGAGTCACCAGGCCAGCTGAGTAGCATCAAGGAGGATGTGCGATTTGCAGCCTGTGATCTGGTGTGTGAGTGGGCCCAAAAGGTGCTGAAACGCCAGTTTGATGCCGTGGAAGACTTGGCTCGCTTCCTAATCGACAGCCATTACATCAGCAACAAGTCTTTGGCAGCTCTCACCATTACTACCGGCACAGCAACAG AGGTTAATACTCCACAAATGCTCTCGGCATTCGTCCCCACCGCTGAGGCTCACTCATTCCAGCCTCATGCGACAACCCTGTCCTCACCTTCTGCCGACGCaaagcagcagctccagaggaAGATCCAGAGGAAACAACAAGAGCAGAAGCTGCACTCTCCTTTACCTGGAGAGGGACAAACCAAGCGGGCAGATGATGGCGTGCCTTGTGCTAGCCCCACCCCTCCGTCACCTCAGCCAACCATAGGCATTGTGGTAGCTGCTGTCCCAAGCCCCATCACG GTACAGAGAAGCAGGCAGCTGATGTCCCCCAGTCCAATGGGAACAGTAGACAGCAAAGTGCTGCCTATTAACTTCCAAATGGTGACCCAGCCAGTTCAGGCCATGAAACAGAGCCCCAAAACCCCGCAAAATATTCTAGCCAGTCCTGTGGGTGAACGCTCTGCTCGGCAGCGCTATGCGCAAATCCTGCCCAAGCCTTCGGCCCCGACTGCTATAACTTTGCGCTCGCCCTCCACCATGATCATTGGCAACAGCCCCATTAAGACTATGATGACTACATGTCATGTCAGTCCAGTCGGTTTGGTCAAGATGACAGCCATATCGCTTGCACCCAGCAGCAATACCACCACTTCCCTCACGAACGCCACTCTGCGGCCGGCATCTGCAGGCATCAGCAGTTCTGCAGTTGCAGAAGACGTCAGCTACAATCAAAGCACGAGGAGCAACTCTGCGGTCCCCATTCTGGCCCCGGTGGCCAGGCCAGGGCAGGCTGTGAACACCCACACCATCGATGTTGAAATGGAAGTTGAAGCTATACATAAAAACAGCCAAATGCAAAATCCTAGCAGTCTAATTTTGACTCCAGGAGCAATGGCAAATAGGGCTGGAAGGGCTGCCAGTGTGCCCATACCTCAGACCAGAGGCTTCCTGGGTCTGGAGGAAACATCCGGCACTAATTGTAATGGACAGTCCTCCTCAATCACTAACACTGTGTCACTAACGCTGTGTAACACTGCCGAAAGCAGCAATAATAGCGCTGATAATACAGGCACTTTGCACTTAACTCCCTCCACTCAGAATACCAGCGCTGTTTCTTTACTGAACACCAGCAGAGCACCTTCATCTGGGGAAGGTAGCAGTGTAACACCAGCAAAGGAAGGTTTCTTGTCCACTAAGAGCCTCAGGAAACGCTCAGGCCTCAGTCCAGATCTTTCGCCAGTCAAAAGAGCTTTCATGCCCCAGCAGCCAATAGAGGGCACTGCTGGTCTTGGACATGGGACTAGAAACGTGGTCGGTAACGTCCCCAGGCCAGGAGCTCCAGCTAGACCTGAAAGTGCACCAGCTACCAGGGAGGTAGAAACGAAAATGAACTCATCCACTCAAGTCCACGCTCTCTGCACTCCCTCTTTCAGAGCCAGTGGCTTCTACTCTGTTGCCAAAACACAGAGCTCaatgcagaggaaaaacacttcCACTGTTATGGAAACTAGCACCTCAGTCAGTCACGCATTAATACAGCAACAGCAGAGGCACACAATGGCGAACGTGCATGCCATACCTAATAACACCGGCCTCCACACAAGTGTGAGTGATGTTAGGAGTTCAAACTCTACCACAGGGAGCCTGGAAGGAGCTCAACAACAGACCTACACCCAGTCCAACCCTGCTACTGAACCCGTAGACTTTTTCAATCAAGCTTCATCGTCAAGCCAGCTCCCCATGCAGACGGATATGGACTACTTTCCctttgatgatgatgtgacTCAAGACAGCATTGTGGAGGAGCTGGTGCAGATGGAGGAGCAGATGAAATTGAACAACCTGCAGGAGTTTGGAGACTGTATCACACTTCAAGGCCAACAGGCTGTGATGCCGGACAGCATAATGTCCACCAATCAGACCACGACTGCTTTCTATCATGCTGCAAACAGCCGCAGCAACCCGATCCAAACTCCAACGCCGACACCCACTCCCACACCCACATCAGACATGATGGGAGGAGTCCAAGGCCTCACCGGAGAGAGCCCCTGCTCCCGCATGGCCTCCACCACCCCAGTGGACAGCGCACTGGGAAGCAGTCGTCACACCCCAGTTGGCACTCCACACTccaactgcagcagcactgtgcCTCCCAGTCCAGTGGAGTGCAGAAACCCGTTTGCATTCACACCCATCAACTCCAGCATCACTGGTTTCCATGACGGCAGCAACGTCTCCAGCAGCCCTGTGAAACCCATGCAGAGACCGATGGCCACCCACCCAGACAAGACCAGGCTGGAGTGGATGAATAACagctacaacagcagcagtgggagcTTAAATAAGTCAAACAGTGGGATGGGAATCCTCCCCAGCTATCAAGGCCTGATAGGCGACCAGTTTCAAAAACCTCACGCCTTCGCCGTCCCTCATGCACGGCACTACGACAGCCATTTTGGCCGCTTGACTCCCATCTCAcctgtgcagcagcaggtagCTAGCATGGCCAAGCAGGAGGGTTTTGCTGTGCCTGCCCCTCTGGATAACAAAGTCACCAACACACCTGCTACAACCTTTCGATGCCGTAGTGTTAGCCCCGCTGTGCATCAGAGGAATTTGAGTGGAAACACAGGAAATCTTCCCCATATCCCTCGTTCAGTAGTGTCTCCCTTTAACTCTCCTGTGACGCCTGAGGTGTTAAACATCTTTGCAAACAGCCAGTCAAATCTTGGGGTGAGCAGCATGGCTCAGAGGAGCCACTCTGTGCCGCTCAATGTCATGATGCAAACTGAGTTCCCGCCCATGCCGGGCCAACAGCgcaacagcaaaaacatcacCAACGTCCTTCTGAACAAGCTGGACGGGGACCATAATGACACTGTTCGGGGTCTGGGCATCAATAATTTCCCCTCCAGCTACACTGCACGCATGAACCTCACCCAGATCCTTGAGTCCGACCCCAACCTCTCCTGCAGTGACAACCACCTCAGCctgatgacctctgaccccaccAGCACGTGCAAGTTGCAGAGGCCAAATTACCTCATCGAAAACGCTATTAATGAACAAATAATTCTCTCAGCAGGTGACAGCCGAGCGCAGTCAGCCTCTGGAGAGCAGCACGGACAACAGGCCCAGTCTATGTTGTTAACTTTGAGCTCACAGCAGCATCAGGAagaactgcagcagctggattTCAGCAGCGCAGTGAAAGACCTGCTGACAGACAACAGCCTTACTGCTGGAAATCAGCTCATGGAGCAGCTAACTACAGGCAGCGGCGCAGATTTCCCTTGTGAAATCAGAATGACGTCGGAGCTCTCCAGCAGCATCAATGACCTTAACGCATTGGACACAAACCTTCTGTTCGACCCCAACCAGCAGCAAGGGCACTATCACAGTGCTGCTGCGGAGGAGTTGGTGAATGATCCGCTGTTTCAGCAAATTACCAGCGAGGCGACACATTCAAGTGGACTCGACTGGCTGGAGAGCAAAGATCATCCAACTGTTGGGTTGATGGGCTGA